The proteins below are encoded in one region of Paenacidovorax monticola:
- a CDS encoding LysR family transcriptional regulator: MKSSERSFARRIDLTSLQLFVAVCELGSIGRAAEREFIAASAVSKRLSDLEAAVDTALLYRHSRGVTLTPAGESLLHHARTVLFGLERMQGELSEYAEGVRGHVRMHANISAIVQFLPEDLGAFARAHSQIKIDLQEHLSPDVLQAVHEGAADLGICSADSANGQGDGGLQSRPYRSDRLMLVVPEAHPLSARAEIAFEDVLDWDIVGLHAGSSISLAMRAAAARAGRPLRQRIQVTGLDAMCRMIDNGLGVGLLPDRAFALMHSVGRLRAVPLTDAWARRELRLVARDFDALPVTARLLVEHLAPVPTATDGTSSAT; the protein is encoded by the coding sequence ATGAAAAGCTCCGAGCGCAGCTTTGCGCGCCGTATCGACCTCACCTCGCTGCAATTGTTCGTGGCCGTCTGCGAACTAGGCAGCATCGGCCGCGCGGCCGAGCGCGAGTTCATCGCGGCCTCGGCCGTGAGCAAGCGGCTGTCGGACCTGGAGGCCGCCGTGGACACGGCCCTGCTCTACCGCCACAGCCGCGGCGTCACGCTCACCCCGGCGGGCGAGAGCCTGCTGCACCATGCCCGCACCGTGCTCTTCGGCCTGGAACGCATGCAGGGCGAGCTCAGCGAATACGCCGAGGGCGTGCGCGGCCATGTGCGCATGCATGCCAATATTTCGGCCATCGTGCAGTTCCTGCCCGAGGACCTGGGCGCCTTCGCCCGCGCGCACAGCCAGATCAAGATCGACCTGCAGGAACACCTCTCCCCCGACGTGCTGCAGGCCGTGCACGAAGGCGCGGCCGACCTGGGCATCTGCAGCGCCGACAGCGCGAACGGCCAGGGCGATGGCGGCCTGCAGAGCCGCCCCTACCGCAGCGACCGGCTGATGCTGGTCGTGCCCGAGGCGCACCCCTTGTCCGCGAGGGCTGAGATCGCATTCGAGGACGTACTCGACTGGGACATCGTGGGCCTGCACGCGGGCAGCAGCATCAGCCTGGCCATGCGCGCCGCCGCGGCCCGGGCAGGGCGGCCGCTGCGCCAACGCATCCAGGTCACCGGCCTGGACGCCATGTGCCGCATGATCGACAACGGCCTGGGCGTGGGCCTGCTGCCCGACCGTGCCTTCGCGCTCATGCACAGCGTGGGCCGCCTGCGCGCAGTGCCGCTCACCGATGCCTGGGCCCGGCGCGAGCTGCGCCTCGTGGCGCGCGATTTCGACGCGCTGCCGGTCACCGCGCGCCTGCTGGTCGAGCATCTGGCCCCCGTGCCCACGGCGACCGACGGCACTTCCAGCGCCACCTAG